A stretch of Plasmodium vinckei vinckei genome assembly, chromosome: PVVCY_05 DNA encodes these proteins:
- a CDS encoding fam-b protein, translated as MKVNILNFVLFSIIICSFEYAKKELYFINERKIYLERNIINFKNNRILADTDNQFDLNNFYESTLSLANQFNDYNDDDEEIIHLRNIIDSHVKKYKESNTRPNLNNLDGKTKKLIHKIQKELNEAKKELDNERNGELSIQPIQDKRVIKKSEHISKIDEDKINDKYNKITLSNCYKTLKKISKSIKSKKNITIRAMLLIASLCVIISLGMTVQTILLGMFASFIIIIIGNKTLYYEFKKLLKTKLYRTRLNVNNYNILNKLDLSTLINKIISYIGDMDSDLELCLGKPIFGVRVLDYGL; from the exons GAATTATACTTTATAAACGAAAGAAAGATATATCTTGAaaggaatataataaattttaaaaataataggaTATTAGCAGATACAGACAACCAATtcgatttaaataatttttatgagtCAACCTTGAGTCTTGCAAATCAATTTAATGACTACAATGATGATGACGAAGAAATAATACATCTTCGAAATATTATAGATTCACATGTAAAGAAGTATAAAGAAAGTAATACAAGAcccaatttaaataatttagatgggaaaacgaaaaaattaattcataaaattcaaaaagaattaaatgaaGCAAAAAAAGAGCTCGATAATGAAAGGAATGGCGAATTATCAATACAGCCGATACAAGATAAAagagtaataaaaaaaagtgaacaTATTTCTAAGATTGATGAAGATAAAATTAacgataaatataataaaattacatTAAGCAATTGTTATAagacattaaaaaaaatttcaaagtctataaaatcaaaaaaaaatataactataAGGGCTATGTTGTTGATTGCATCACTTTGTGTAATAATATCATTAGGAATGACGGTGCAGACAATCTTACTTGGAATGTTTGCGTctttcataattattattatcggaaataaaacattgtattatgaatttaaaaaattattaaaaaccAAACTTTATCGTACTCGATTAAAtg ttaataattataatattttaaataaacttGATTTGAGCACacttattaataaaattataagctATATTGGAGATATGGATTCAGATTTAGAGTTGTGTTTGGGGAAACCCATATTTGGGGTTAGGGTTTTGGACTATGGATTATAG